AAGCTTCTGGAATTTTGACGGAGAAATCTTTGTTTCTAAAGGGGTGGGAAGGGCTCGAGTGCGTTGGGAAGGACTCTCGGTAGATGTTTTCACCACTCACTTCGTCTCATACACCAACAACCCCAATAACGATAACTCTAATTATCGTTTCACCCAAGCTCTCGAAGCAGCCCAATATGTGGAGAGATCCAATGCAGACATCAAGCTCTTTGGTGGAGATCTCAATGCCTTGCCTCTTCGCGGCCGCAAGCAGCCCTACTCGATCTTGCGACGCGTGCTCAAGGACTCGTTACTCGATATTCATCCAGAGACTTCTTTTCATTCTTGGTTTGCCACGTTCGGCAACATCAGGAACACCTATACCCGTGAGGCTTTCCCCGAGCGGATCGACTACCTCATGTTCACGTCCAACGAGCGACACGTCAAGATGCGAACTTCAGAGTTCACCATGCCCATGTTCATGACGCGAAATCAAAAGAACGAGTTGGTCAGTCTCTCCGACCATGAGGCGTTGCACGTCATTTTTGACGTCCAAATGGCGACCCAAGCGGTCGGATATAATGGTCGTCTCAGTAATGctattgatgatgatgatgatgatgatgatgatagccATGCTTATTTTGATCATCGCCCACTTCGGTCGGAGGAACAACGCTCCTCCACAAACCTTAGTACTCTTCGCCATGCCAGCGAGCTTGGCCCAGACCAAAGCTACCACGACCACCCTAACCGCCCTCAACAAgagaacaatttcaaaatgaacttgacCCAAATTGTGGGCGACTACAAATAACCAAGGGTTGCCTTATTGAGAGTTGTACCAAGCGCTCATCAGTGATCCAACAGTCAGCTAAATGTGATATCAGTCTTCTATCCTTCCTTCCCACGTTTCTCCTTCACCACGCACAGTCAGTGTGTGATGCCTTTGATCTCATACAGAGGTTTATCGTTTATTTGTTGATGAATTGTGAATTATCGTTAATGCTACTTGCCCTAATTTAATTTGCTTAGATCGTCGTTGTTCATCTACTACCACTGTTATTTATAtcattgttgcaaaaaaacgtGCCAGTctgacaaaaaaagaataaacgCTGTTATAACTAGAAGACATCCATCCGATCCCAGTGGTAATGAATTATTTCGGTCCAAACGTACTTAAGATTCGAGTTGTCGAAAAGCGTGAGATCTCTTTTTCTCGTCTAGAACATTTCACTACCTGCATCCATAATTGGTCTGCTTAAAGTACCCGCCAAGAAACCGACCATCCGTTCGTACTTGTCCGTTCCTGGGTACGTCCGAACCGTCCAaacgtccgtccgtccatccgtccatcaATTGTCAATCTGTGCATAGGACGAGAGATCGGTGAACGACGAGGGGCCCccaagaaaattgaagtgcAATTTCATGTGCCGGATGGGTTGGGAATGGAAGGCCCCGACTTACGAGTCGAAATCCTTGGTTCGTCCGTCCAGAGCTGCGTGGGTTGCAAACAAGCTATGTTAAATGGTGGGCCGAGTCCTCTTCCTTCAGGGATTTTCCGCATGCTTTTATCCCGCTTAAGTAGGCTAAGTATTTACTCGTAGACCGTCGTGAACGTACAGAAAATACAGTATCAGGTGGCCCTTCTGGCACAGATAGCATAGCCCGATGGTAGCAGGATCGATCGAGATAGGTACGGGGTATGTGGTTACCACTCTACCAGAGTTCATACCTTCACTGCTGAGTTATTTCGTTTTGCCAATTGGCTAGATTTCTCTCCGCGAGTGGCAAGTAGTGCCATGAAGGTAGTGGTAATAGTAGGTATCTCCATGGCCTGTGCAAGCGAAGGCCCGTTTGATCAAGaaggatggatagatggacggCCATGTCCCTGGTTTTCCCTCGTCAGAAGTACAAGATGAAACCATGCATGCTTGCG
This Tigriopus californicus strain San Diego chromosome 7, Tcal_SD_v2.1, whole genome shotgun sequence DNA region includes the following protein-coding sequences:
- the LOC131883158 gene encoding putative neutral sphingomyelinase — protein: MPRMRPYYQAWDTSSQRALKLILGLVLLLSVIPVLFADEWHPYPRKADIYWESKKLKILNLNAWGLSWPWSLDRRDRFLALREIIALSDYDIILLQEVWFKEDYNVLRHTLPFVTFFESFNVDCSGFLIPMGCSGLMILSRHPIEEVDFKPFSKRGSFWNFDGEIFVSKGVGRARVRWEGLSVDVFTTHFVSYTNNPNNDNSNYRFTQALEAAQYVERSNADIKLFGGDLNALPLRGRKQPYSILRRVLKDSLLDIHPETSFHSWFATFGNIRNTYTREAFPERIDYLMFTSNERHVKMRTSEFTMPMFMTRNQKNELVSLSDHEALHVIFDVQMATQAVGYNGRLSNAIDDDDDDDDDSHAYFDHRPLRSEEQRSSTNLSTLRHASELGPDQSYHDHPNRPQQENNFKMNLTQIVGDYK